Part of the Mycolicibacterium mageritense genome is shown below.
TCAAGCGCAGGCTTGAAGACGGTGCGTTCGAGGCCGATCTGGGGCTGTAGATAGCGGTGGCCACGGGAGACAACCGAGCAGTCGTCGCGATTGCGGGGTCCTCGGGTCTCATCGGCTCGGCGTTGGGATCGGCGTTGCGCGCCGCAGATCACCGCGTGTTGCGGATCGTGCGGCGGGCACCGTCGAATGCCGACGAGTTGTTCTGGAACCCAGACACCGGTGAATTCGACGCCGGGGCCCTGCAGGGCGTCGACGCCGTGGTCAATCTGTGCGGCGTCAACGTCGGCGAGAAGCGCTGGTCGGGCGCGTTCAAGCAGAGCTTGCGCGACAGCCGCATCGGGCCGACCGAGGTGCTGGCAGGCGCCGTGGCAGACGCCGGGGTTCCGGTGCTGGTCAACGCCAGCGCGGTCGGCTTCTACGGCGACACCCGCGACCACGTCACCGATGAGTCCGCGCCGGCAGGCGACGGGTTCCTCGCCCAGCTGTGCCAGGACTGGGAAGCCGCCACCGCCCCGGCCGCCGAGGCCGGGGCCCGGGTGGTGCTGATGCGGACCGGGCTGGTGCTGTCCCCCTCCGGGGGCATGCTCAGTCGGCTCAAGCCGCTGTTCTACCTCGGTCTGGGCGCCCGTTTGGGCAACGGCAGGCAGTACCTGCCGTGGATCAGCCTGGAAGACGAGATCCGTGCGGTGCTCTACACGATCCGGACCGACAGCATTGCCGGCCCGGTCAACATGACCGGACCCGCGCCCGTGACCAACGCCGAGTTCACCGCGGCCTTCGGCAGGGCCCTCAACCGGCCGACGCCTGCCATGGTGCCGGGGTTCGCGCTGCGGACGCTGCTCGGCGAGTTCGCCGACGAAGGGCTGCTGCGCGGCCAGCGGGCCATCCCCGCGGCGCTCGAGCGGGCGGACTTCAAGTTCCACCACAACACCGTGGGTGAGGCTCTCGCCTACGCGACCGCACCGAAGGATCTGTGACTGCGATCGACACGCGGCTTGGGAGTACCGTCAAGCCTGTGACATCCATCCGCTCGGCGACCACCTCGGTCGACGTCCGAAGACTCGGCACCATCGACTACGAGGCGGCGTGGCAGCTGCAGCGGGAGATCGCCGAGGCCAGGGTCGCGGGCGGGCCGGACACCCTGCTGTTGCTGCAGCACCCCGCGGTGTACACCGCGGGCAAGCGCACCGAGCCGCACGAGCGCCCGATGGACGGCACACCCGTCGTCGACACCGACCGCGGCGGCAAGATCACCTGGCACGGCCCGGGCCAGCTCGTCGGCTACCCCATCATCGGGCTGACCGAACCGCTCGACGTGGTGAATTTCGTTCGGCGCCTTGAAGAAGCGCTCATCGCGGTGTGCGCCGATCTCGGGCTGGCCGCGGGCCGGGTCGAGGGCCGCTCGGGGGTGTGGGTGCCGGGCGACGAGCTGCGGCCGGCCCGCAAGGTCGGCGCGATCGGCATCCGCGTGTCCCACGCGACGACGCTGCACGGGTTTGCCCTGAATTGCGACTGCGACCTGTCGGCGTTCTCGTCGATCATCCCGTGCGGCATCACCGACGCGGGCGTGACGTCGCTGACGGCCGAGCTGGGTCGCCGCGTCACGGTCGACGACGTGATCGACCGGGTTGCCGACAAGGTGTGCGACGCGCTCGACGGCCGCCTCGCGGTGGCCCTGAACGTAGGATGAACCAGTGACTGTGGTGCCAGAGG
Proteins encoded:
- a CDS encoding TIGR01777 family oxidoreductase; translated protein: MATGDNRAVVAIAGSSGLIGSALGSALRAADHRVLRIVRRAPSNADELFWNPDTGEFDAGALQGVDAVVNLCGVNVGEKRWSGAFKQSLRDSRIGPTEVLAGAVADAGVPVLVNASAVGFYGDTRDHVTDESAPAGDGFLAQLCQDWEAATAPAAEAGARVVLMRTGLVLSPSGGMLSRLKPLFYLGLGARLGNGRQYLPWISLEDEIRAVLYTIRTDSIAGPVNMTGPAPVTNAEFTAAFGRALNRPTPAMVPGFALRTLLGEFADEGLLRGQRAIPAALERADFKFHHNTVGEALAYATAPKDL
- the lipB gene encoding lipoyl(octanoyl) transferase LipB, translating into MTSIRSATTSVDVRRLGTIDYEAAWQLQREIAEARVAGGPDTLLLLQHPAVYTAGKRTEPHERPMDGTPVVDTDRGGKITWHGPGQLVGYPIIGLTEPLDVVNFVRRLEEALIAVCADLGLAAGRVEGRSGVWVPGDELRPARKVGAIGIRVSHATTLHGFALNCDCDLSAFSSIIPCGITDAGVTSLTAELGRRVTVDDVIDRVADKVCDALDGRLAVALNVG